The Pyxidicoccus sp. MSG2 DNA segment GGCGCTGCGGCTCGTGCAGGACTTCGTGGACATCTCCTACGAGCAGAAGACGCACTTCCTGGGCATGACGACGATGCGGCGCGAGGACGACTACCTCGTGTACCACCAGGTCAACGTCTGCCTGATGTGCATCGTCTTCGGCGCGGAGCTGGGGCTGACGAAGCCGCAACTCAGAGACCTGGGCTACATCGCCCTCTTCCACGACGCGGGCATGGCGACGCTGCCGGAGGAGCTGTCCACCAAGCGCGGCGCGCTGTCTCCGGACGAGCGGGTGGCGGTGCAGAAGGCGCCGCTCATCTCCGTGCGCAACATCCTCATGGAGAAGGGCTTCAGCCGCTCCACGCTGCTGCGCGTGGTGACGACGTTCGAGCACAAGACGGACTTCGGCACCGCGGTGCGCGACTCGCGCGGCAACATCCAGATGATCATCCCGAAGACGAACCTCGGGGCGTACGCGAAGATCATCGCCATCTGCGACGCGTACGACGCGCTCACGTCCAAGCGCCCGTACCGGGATGCCTACGGCCCGGAGGTGGCGCTGATGCTGATGTGGACGGAGATGCGCAACAAGTTCGACCCGGAGCTGCTCGCCGTGTTCATGCGCGTCATGGCCATCCAGCCGGTGAAGGTGCTGTCCAAGCGGCAGCAGACGCTCAGCGTGTCCGGCCTGTAGCCCGCTTCGCCGCCTTCTTCCGGGCGGCGGGCTTCCGCTTCGCTTCCGGCACCACCGGGGTGCCGCGCAGCAACTCCAGCGCGGCGGTGAAGTCCTCGGGGATGGGCGCTTCCAGGTTCAGCGCCTTGCCCGTGCGCGGGTGGGCGAAGGCCAGCCGCCACGCGTGCAGCGCCTGACGCCCCAGCCGCTCCTGCGCCTCCCCCGCCCCGCCCTTCGCCTTGCGGCCGGCGCCATAGAGGGCGTCACCGAGCAGCGGGTGGCCGGACTCGGCCAGGTGCACGCGAATCTGGTGCGTGCGGCCGGTGAGCAGGTCCACCTCCACCAGCGCGGCGCCGTCGAAGGACTCGAGCACGCGGTAGAGGGTGATGGCCTGCTTGCCGTCCTTCACCTTGCCGGTGAACTTCTGGCGATTGACGGGGTGGCGGCCGTAGAGCGTCTCGATGCGCCCCTCCGCGGGCGGCACACCGTGGACGAGCGCCAGGTACGTCTTCTCCACCGCGCGCGTCTTGAAGGCCTTCTGCAGGCCCACGAGCGTCTGCTCGTTCTTCGCCACCACGAGGCAGCCGGTGGTGTCCTTGTCCAGCCGGTGGACGATGCCCGGGCGCAATTCGCCGCCCACGCCGGCCAGGTCCTTCACGCGGTGGAGCAGCGCATTGACGAGCGTCCCGGACGCATGCCCCGCGCCGGGGTGCACCACCATGCCCGCGGCCTTGTCCACCACCACGAGGTCCTTGTCCTCGTGCAGCACGGCGAGCGGCAGTTCCTCCGCCAACGGGACGGCGGCCACGGGCGCGGGGATGTGGAGGCTGAGCAGCTCACCCCCTCGCAGGCGCTTCGCCGGCTTGGCGGGCTGGCCGTCGGTGAGCACATGCCCGGCCTCGATGAGGCCATGGATGCGGGAGCGGGTGAGGTCCGGGAACGCCCGGGCGAGGTACTGGTCCACGCGCTCTCCGCGAGCTTCGGGCGGGGCGCGGTGCTCTCGCGTGTCGGGCGCTGCCACGTGCGGAGGGGCTACCAGATCTTCGACTTCACGTGCGCCTTGGAGCGCAGGACGATGTCGTTGATGGCGCGCTCGAAGAAGTTCATCTTCGTGAAGATCTCCTGGCTGACGCGGCTCTTGTAGAGCTCGCGGCCCTCTTCCAGTTCCTCCTTGAGGACCTCGAAGAGGTTGTCCTGCTCGATGCCCTTGATGATCTTCTGCTCGTTGTAGAGCGAGATATCCGAGGCAATCGCACGGGCGAGCCGCATCGCCTTGACCTTTTCCTCGTCCGTCATCGTCCTACTTACTTAGGCACCGGTCCGGGGGGAGTCAACTTTCATCGCACCCCTGTACCAACGCTTCCCCCTCCCGGACGGAGTCACTTCTTCCCTGACTTCTCAGAAGCCAGGGCCAGATAGCTCCTGGACACCCTGAGCGGATCCAGCCCGAGCTCGCGGGCGAGGTTCATGAGGATTCCGCGCAGGTACACGGGGGGCGGGAGGGCGGTGTAGCGGTCGGCCTCCACGTTCTCCAGGTGGGCCTTGGAGATGCGGGTGCGGTCGGCGACCTGCTGGAGGGAGAAGGACCGGGCCTCGCGCACGCGGCGCAGCAGTTCGCCGTTGAACTCGGCGTCCGCCGGGATGTCCGGGGTGCGGGGACGCTGCTCGCGCACGCGGGCCGCCACCTGCGCCAGGGCCGCCTCCGCCGTGGCAATGGCCGAGTCCTGGGAGAGCACCTGGGCGTCGCCGAGCTGCCGCCCGGGGCCCGGACGCGGTGCCGGCCGGCCCGGGTCGGAGGCCGGAACCACCGTGGGGGTCCGGGTGGATGGCGTGCGAGCACCCGGCCGGAATACGGGAGCGGGGGTGCCCTCCTTGCGGCCAGGCACGGTGGCGAGCGCGGTGCTCTCGGGCGCGGGGGCGGTGGGGGCGGACTGCCAGGTCGCGACCTCGGGGGCAGGTTCCGGGGCGACGGCGACGGCGGTGGGCTCCACGGGAGGCGTGGGCGCAGTCACGGGCTCCGTCGTGGACGCGACAGAAACGGACGGAGCCGAGGCCGCGGGGACCGCTTCCGCGACAGCAACAGCCGCCGCGGAGACCATGGGCACGGGTGCCTGCGCCGGTTCCGTCGCAGCCGCGACCGGGATGGCCGTCGAGGCCGTGGGCACGTGCACGGAGCTGCCGAGGAACTGCGAGTCCTGCAGCGAGCTGGACACGTACGCGAAGGAGAATCCACGGAAGAACGTGGCGCGGAAGTCCGGCGGTGCCACCGGGCTCGTGGCCGCCTCCGAGGGTGGCGGCGTGGCCGTCGAGGTCTGCTCCACCACCTCCGGCTCACGTGCCACGGGCGCCGCCGTGGCGGTCCCCTCCCCCGGCCCCCCTGCGTCGACCTCCGCCGAAGCCGAGCTCGCGAGCGCCTCGGCGGCGCGCTCCACCGTGCCCGCGGCGGGTGTGGCCTCGGGCGACGGCTTGCCTCCCGCCGTGACGGCCTCCGCCATCCGCCGGGTGGGAAGGCCCAGGTCCTTGTCGTACTCGGCGCGCAGGTCCGCGTCGGTGAGGATCTCCATCGCCTCGGTCATCCGGGCGCGGAGGCCGTCCACCTGCTCAGGGTCGACCAGCGCGTACACGGCGATGGAGTCCGGAGCATACAGCTCCATCAGCCGCGAGTACGCCGCGCGGATGTCATCCACCGGAGCGGAGACGGGGACCTCCAGGAGCTCGTAATAGGTCTGCTGCTCGAAGGGCTTCATGGGGAAGACGGGTCGAGGTTGCTGTCGAGTGCGAGAAGGCGATCGGCGATGCGCTGGATGGCCGTGGACGCCGGGGAATCGGGCCGTTCGATGAGGACCGGGCGGCGCTTGCGCACCGAGCGCCACGCCTCGTCGTCGTAGCGGATGGCGCCGAGGTCATCCATCTCGATGCCGAAAAACTTCTTCCACGCGGAGGCCACGGCGGTCCCCACGGTGAGGTCCGCGTCCGTGCGCGCCTGATTCACGATCAGCCGGATGCGGAAGGCGGCCAGCTCGCGCTCCAGCCGCTCCGCGGCCGAGGGGTCCTTGCGCCGCGCCTGCGCGAGCACGTCGTGCAGCGTGCGCAGCGAGCCCTCGCGCGTGGTGAGCGCGCTCTCCACCATGTCCTGGATGCCGTACTTCGCCTCCACCTGCTGGAGCCTCCGGAAGAACGCCGCCTTGGCGAAGCGGTACGCATTCTCCACCGACGTCGGCTCCGGCAGCACCACCAGCAGCCCGTGGTCCGCCATGATGAAGAAGTCGATGGTGTTGAAGCTGGTGCCCGCGCCCAGGTCCAGGATGAGGTAGTCTGCGGACGCGCCCATCAGCGTCTTGAGCAGCTTCTGCTTCTGCGCGTACTTGAGGTTGGCCGCGTCCAGCGCGTCCTGCGCGCCGGCGATGAGCGACAGCCGGGGCACGCCCGTGGGGACGATGACCTCTTCGAGCGTCGCCTTGTTCTTGCGCAGGAAGTCCGACAGCGTGGCCGTGGGCTGTCCCACGCCCAGGCACGTGTGCAGGTTGGCTCCGCCCAGGTCGGCGTCCACCAGCAGCACGTTGAGCCCGGACTGCGCGAGCGCCACGCCGAGGTTCGCGGACACCATGGACTTGCCAATGCCGCCCTTGCCTCCACCCACGGCGATGATGCGCCGCGGACGGGGGCGACGGGACAGCCCCGGCGGGCCGGAGGCCACCGGACCCGGTGTCTTGGAGACGGGGCCCAGGACATGGGCTTCGCTCCGGGGCGCTCGCGAGGGTTCGGTCATGGAGGACAGTGGGACGGGCTTCAATGGAGCTCCCATCAAAGCCCGTCCTACTGCCCGAGTCGACTCCCCGCCAGAAAGCGTCCGTCAGGTGATGATCACCGGATGATCACGGTGCACGAGCACGCCTGGCTGCCGTCGCACGTGGCCCCCGTGGCCGTCTCGCACTGCAGGCCGAAGCAGCACGGGTTGTTCGGTGAACACGCCTGCCCGCCCGCCGAGCAGGTAGCCCCGCCCTCGCAGGTACCGGTGGTGCTCCCACCGGGGATGCGGCAGCCCAGCCCGGAGCAGCAGTCCGAGGGGGAGGTGCAGACGCTCCCCTGCGGCTGGCACGCCTGCGGCGCCTGGCACTTCTGGTTGTTGCAGATGCCCGAACAGCACGCCGCCCCGTTGGAGCACGCCTGGTCATTGGGCGTGCAAGCAGGGCCCGCGTCCGTACCGCCGGTGCCTGCATCCGTACCGCCCGTGCCACCGTCAGGCGCGGTGCCCGTCGGACGGCAGACGAACGTCAATTCGTCGATGGCGCGGCACGCGGTGCCGGCGCAGCAGCCCGAATTGCCCGGATCGCACACCGTGCCCACCGGATCACACGTGGGGGCGGGCTGGCACGTGAAGGAACCACCGTCTGCGCCCGGCAGGCAGCGGTTGCCGTTGCAGCACTGGTCGCTGAACTGGCACGTGCTGCCCTGGGAGATGCAACAACCCGCCTCGCCGGTGTAGCCCGTGGGGCACGAGGCGGGGCACTGGCCGCTGGGGCAGCCGCCGAAGCAGCGCGGCACGCCGCTGGAGTCCACCTTGCACACGGCCTTCTGGCCGTCGCAGCAGGCCTCGCGCGCATTCACGTCGATGATGCCGCCGTCGGGCAGCATGCCGGAGCCACAGATGTTGCCCACCGGGTTGCAGCCGTTGGGCTTGTCGCAGCGGTTCTCCCGGCAGTCCACCGCGTTGGAGACCTTCTCGCCGCCGCAGCACACGCCGTCGTTGGTGCAGTAGTTGCCCGTCGGGCGGCAGCCCCCCACCGGCTGGCACACCGTGGCGCCGTAGCCCAGGTCCACGCAGGTGCGCGAGCAGCAGGTGCTGCCGCCGCTGCACGGGTTGCCGTCCTGCACGCAGTTGCCACCGCCGGCGCCGCCCACCGCCACGCAGCGGCCCGGAGTGCCGGTGCCGTTCTGCGAGCACACGCCGCCGCAGCAGTCCTCGTTCTTCAGGCAGAGGTCGTCATTGGCCTGGCACGAGTACGCCGGCTTGCACACGCCGGCCTGGCAGTTGGTGGAGCAGCAGTCGCCGTCCGCGCCGCACGCCTGGCCCGGCACCTTGCAGGACGTGCTGCCCGCGGGCAGCGCCGCGCACTTGCCGTCGCCGCCGCAAATCTTGGTGCAGCACTCCTCCGCGTTGGCGCAGGTGCCGCCCACGTCGAGGCACTGCTGCGTGGAGCACCTACCGCCGAGGCAACTCTGCGTGCAGCACTCGATGCCGTTGGAGCAGGTCTCACCGGCCGGGGTGCACTGCTCGCTCGGCTCGGGACACGTGCCCGCCTCCGTGCAGGTGCCCGTACAGCACGCGGCGCCGGTGTCCCGGCTGCAGGTCGCGCCCACGTCGATGCACGTGGAGCCCGGGCCGCCATCCGGCAGGTCCGTTCCGGAGTCCGTGCCCGAGTCCACCTCCGAGCCAGCGTCCGTCGTGCCCGGGGGCCCCGAGGGCGGCTTGTCGTCGTCACACCCCGACACGGCCCCGAGGGCCAACACCATTCCCACCAGCAACAGCCAGCGGTTCGCTTTCATGTGGAGACTCCCTGCCGTGCCGGTGCGGCGGGGGCGCGGTCCGGGCCGGGCATGCATGCACGCGGAAGCCGCGCGCGTGCCGGGAGGGACCCGGGTTCCCCCGGGAGCGGCCACGAGAAATCGTCAGGGAGCCGTCACTTGGGGGACGTCGGTTCCGCTACTCGTCCAGAAGTTCGACGTTCCAGTACGAGGCATCCGCCAGGTGCAGGAAGGGCAGCCACTCCCGGTACGTCACCTTGCGCGTGGCGCCGCGGAACAGGGGCGTCCAGCGCGGGCGCACCGGCTTCTTCAGCAGCTTCATGTCCGCCTGCTCGGGGGTGCGTCCGCCCTTCTTCAGGTTGCAGGGGACACACGAGCAGACGACGTTCTCCCACGTCGTCTTCCCGCCCTGCGAGCGCGGCATGACGTGGTCCAGGTTCAAGTCACAGCGGGGGAGGTTCTTTCCGCAGTACTGACAGGTGTCGTTGTCGCGCGCGTAGATGTTCAGGCGTGAGAAGCGCACCCGACCGCGGGGCAGGTGGTCATACGCGCTGAGCACCAGGACGCGGGGCACGCGGATGGTGCGGTTGATGGTGGTGATGCAGTCCTGCGTGGCGCTCAGCGCGGCCCAGTCGTCGAACTCGTAGAGGCGGTACTGCGCGTCGATGGCCTTCGCCACGCCCTGGTACAGCAGCGAGAACGCCCGCTTCACCGAGGTGACATGCACCGGTTGGTAGTACCGGTTGAGGACGAGGACGGCGCTGTTGATCATGGCGGGTTCCCTGGACGGGCGGACGCGACGGAGTCGGCGACCACCTGGAGCTCCTCCTCCGCGAGACAACGGACGTCGAGGACCCCCTCGCCATCCGTGATCCTGCCAATAACCGGCACATCCCCGCTGCGCAGGCAGTCCAGGAATGTTTCCGGCCCCTGTAGGGTGAGGATGCAGGCAAAGGAAGGCAACCGGGCCAGCGGCATGGCGCCCCCGCCCACCTGTCCCTCCACGCCCTCCACCCGGGCACTCACGCCCCGCTCGGCCAGCAGGGCCTGGAGCCGCAGCGCGCGGGCGCGCAGCTCCTCCGGCCGCTGGGCAAGCAGCCTGTACGTGGGGACGGCCTGCGGCCGGCCATCCCGGTACAGCTCCAGGGTGGCCTCCAGCGCGGCCACCGTCATCTTGTCCACGCGCAGCGCCCGGGTGAGCGGGTGGGCCTTGATGCGCGCGAGCAGCGCCGCGCGCCCCACCACGATTCCCGCCTGAGGCCCGCCCAGCAGCTTGTCACCAGAGAAGGCGATGACGTCCGCCCCCGCCGCCACCGCCTGGGGCACCGTGGGCTCCCGCGTGAGCCCCTCCCCTTCCAGCGGCACCAGCGCGCCCGAGCCCAGGTCCTGGAACACAGGCACCCCGCGCTCGCGGCCGAGCGCCGCCAGTTCCGCCACGTCGACTTCCTCGGTGAAGCCCACCATCGCGAAGTTGGAGCGGTGCACCTTCACCAACAGTCCCGTGTCCGGCCCCACCGCGCCGGCGTAGTCCGAGCGGCGGGTGCGGTTGGTGGTGCCCACCTCCACCAGCTTCGCGCCGGACTGGCGCATCACGTCCGGTACGCGGAAGCCGCCGCCAATCTCCACCAACTCGCCGCGCGACACGATGCACTCGCGGCCGGAGGCCAGCGCCGCCAGCACCAGGAGCGCCGCGCCCGCGCAGTTGTTGACGACGAGCGCGTCCTCCGCGCCGGTGAGCGCGCGCAGCAGGCCGATGAGGGGCGCATAGCGGCTGCCGCGCTCGCCCTCGTCCAGGTCGTACTCGAGGTTGGAGTAGCCGCGTGCCACGGAGGCCACGCGGGCCACTGCCTCCGGGGCCAGCGGCGCGCGGCCCAGGTTCGTGTGCAGCACCACGCCGGTGGCGTTGAGCACGGGCCGCAGGTTGGGCGTGGCCAGCGTGCCCAGTGCGTCGCGGACGTCGGCGTCGTCGAAGGGGCGCGCCTCGCCCTGGAGCAGCCGGGCCCGCACGCGGTCCACCGCCAGGCGAAGCGCGGCGACGGCACGGGCCCGGGGGACTGTGGCCAGCAGCGGCTCCAGCGACGGGCGGCGCAGGAGCTGCTCGATGGAGGGGAGCCCGCGCAGGAGCACGTTCTTCCCACCATCCCCGCTGTTCGACGGTGCGCCCACACGCGGAGTCTAGGGGAGCCGGCGGGCGGGCGCCAATCGGGCGGGCAGAAGGCCGGAAAAGGAAAAGGCCCAGTCTCCTCGTGGGAGACTGAGCCTTTGTACCGAACGCGTCAGTGCGCGTTCAGCGGGACATCAGAGCGGGCGAACGTTCTGAGCCTGGAGCCCCTTGGGGCCGCGGGCCACATCGAACTCCACCTTCTGCCCTTCCTGCAGGGAGCGGAAGCCCTGGGTCTGGATCGCAGTGTGGTGGCAGAAGAGGTCCTCGCCCCCGCCGTCCTGCGTGATGAACCCAAAGCCCTTCGCGTCGTTGAACCACTTCACGGTACCAGTCGCCATTACTCTTCTCTTCTTCTTTCTCTTCCAGCCTCATGAATTGAGCTGGACGCCACGCCTGGTTCAGGTGCGGCCCCCGCCGTGTGCCACGTTTCTACGCGGTTGCATAGGGGGTTACACCGTCCCAGGTGCCCTTTTCTGTCAGGACCCGGACATAACACGCTGTTTTGGAGCCTGATTCCGGACGATTTTCCTCTTCCTGCAACGCGTCATGGCCACCCGCACCGGGAGTGCCAGGAAGGGAGGCTACTTCGAGGCGCTCTTGAGGACGGGCAGCTTGGGGGCCCGGCCGTAGAGCAGCTGGTAGGTGTTGAAGGAGCGGAGCACACGCTTGATGTAGCCGCGCGTCTCGGAGATGGGGATCTCCTCCACCCACGCGTCCAGCGGCAGGTCTGGCTTCTCCGAGCGCCACCGATTCACCGCGCCCGGGCCGGCGTTGTAGCTGCCCACCGCGTACGGCGTGTGCCCGTTGAACTTCTTCAGCAACCCGCCGAGGTAGTGCGCGCCCAGGCGGATGTTGAGGTCCGGCTGGAGCAGGCTGTCCACGGTGAAGCGCTTGAGCTTCAGCTCGCGCGCCACGTTCTTCGCCGTGGACGGCATGAGCTGCGTGAGGCCGAGCGCGCCCGCCCAGGACAGCGCCTTGGGGTCCAACGCGCTCTCCTCGCGCATCAGCGCCTGGAGCAGGTCCGGCTCCACGCCCGCGTCGGCGGTGTGCTTCTCGATGAGCTCACGGAAAGCGTTGGGATAGGCCACCTCCCACACGACGCGCGTCTGCGGCGTAATCCGCCCGCTCAGGTCCTTGCGCAGCGCCAGCCGCGCCACCGCGTGCGCGGAGCGCTCGTCACCGGCCTCGTGCAGCACCAGCACCAGCAGGCGGATGGCCTCCGCGGGCTGGTTGGCGCGGTTGACGGCAAGCAGCTCGGTGGCCACCGAGTCGACGAAGCCCAGGCGGTACAGCTCCACGCCCGCCTTGAAGTGCGGGTCCTCGCCCATGGGGCCGGCGAACAGCGGCCAGGGGCTCGCGGCCTCGGGCACCTTGAAGATGTCGGGAGACACCTTCTCCAGCCGCGCCGGGTCCACCGTGGCCAGCTGCGAGCGCGCCATCAGCCCGTAGTAGGTGGCCGGGTGCTCCACGGAGAGCTTCTCGAAGAGCTCCGCCGCGCCCTGGATGTTGCCCTTCTCCTGCATCGTCCGGGCGCGCCAGTACCGCGCGCGCTCCACGTCGTAGCTCTCGTCCGCCTGGGCGAACTGCGCCTCGATGCGGTCCAGGAAGGACAGGCCGGAGTCCTCCACCCCGCTGGTGCGCGCAATCCAGTACGCCTTGAAGAGCGCCTCGCCGAGGAAGTCCCCCGCGGGGTACAGGCGCGCCAGCTCGTCCAGGCGGGCCATGGCCTCCTTGGGACGGCCCGTCTTCACGTACAGGTCCGCCGCGTAGAAGAGCCCGTCGTCCGCGAAGGTGTGGTCCGGGAAGTCCCGCGCCAGCCGCTCGTACGTCTCCGTGCCGCGCGCCTGGTCCACAATCGAGCGCGACGAGCCGAGCACGTACAGCGCGCGCGCCAGCAAGTCCTTGTCCTGGCACTTCTCCACCACCGGCGTCAGCACCTGGATGGCGCGCGTGTGCTGGCGCTCCTTGCGCTGGCCCTTGCCGTAGATGAAGTGCGCGCGGCAGGCGAGCGCGTCGGGGAGCTGGAGCTGCGCGAGCAGCGGCTCCAGCACGTCCAGACCCTGCTTGTTGCGGTGCAGTTCCACCAGCGCCTCGCCCCGCGACACCTTCGCGTCCACCGGGGCCTTCTGCCCCTTGAGGCGCTTCTCGGCCTGCTTCGCCAGGGGGGACAGCGGGTACGCGCCCCACAGGCGCCACAGCGCGTCGCGCTCGGCGGCCTTGTCCTTCTTCTCCGCGGCGATGTCGGCGATGGCCATCAGCGCCTCGGCGCCCACGTTGCGCCCCCAGCTGGGCGCGGCGCGCGTGGTGAGCGGCTCCAGCGCGGCCATGGCACCCGCGGCGTCCTTCTTCTTGCGCAGCACGCGGGACAGCGCCAGCCGCGCGTCCACGTAGAGCTTCGACTCGGCGGGCACCTGCGTCAGCAGCGCCGCCGCCTCGTCGAAGCGGCGCAGCCCCTCGAGCGCCACGCCGCCATGGGTGAGGCAGCGGTCCTTCAGCGCGGGGTAGTCCGGCGCCAGCGCGGCGAACTCGGCCGCGGCGGCCTCGTCGTCTCCGGCGCGCACGGCGGACAGGGCGCGCAGGTAGCGCACCGGGGCGCTGTCACCCTCGCCCTTCAGCAGCTCACGGGCGCGCGTGTACTGGCCGCGGTCGAACGCGTCGCGGGCCTCCTTCTTCTTCCCGTCCGCGAAGTACGGGGACAAGTCTTCCAGGCCGTAGCGGCGGCCGCGGTGCACCACGGGCGCGGGCGGCGCGGCGTTGGGGAAGGCCGGGTTGAGCACCTCCACGTAGCCCGGGGGCGCGGGGGCCTTCTCCGAGTCCGGCGGCGGAGAAAGCTCGGCCTCCGAGGGAGCACTGTCCGGACGCTGGGCGGGGGCCTCGGAGGCCTCGGCACCGGGGGCCTCGGACTCGGGCACCTGGGGAGCGGGAGCCTGCGCGGACATGAGCAGCGCGGAGGCGATGACGGCGACTTTGGAGAGATAGGGCTTCATACGCGGGGGCTAAGACCCTGGTTGATGCGCGCGGGCACGCCCCAGGACAACCGGGAGTGCATGGAAAATTTCCGGACGTGGACACAGGTTAGACTGTCCGCCTGCACATGGACATCCGGACTCAGAGCGCTCTGCTGGCATCCATCATCGGGCTCGCGCTCGGCGTGTCCATGTTGTTGCGGCCC contains these protein-coding regions:
- a CDS encoding cold-shock protein; amino-acid sequence: MATGTVKWFNDAKGFGFITQDGGGEDLFCHHTAIQTQGFRSLQEGQKVEFDVARGPKGLQAQNVRPL
- a CDS encoding helix-turn-helix domain-containing protein, which produces MKPFEQQTYYELLEVPVSAPVDDIRAAYSRLMELYAPDSIAVYALVDPEQVDGLRARMTEAMEILTDADLRAEYDKDLGLPTRRMAEAVTAGGKPSPEATPAAGTVERAAEALASSASAEVDAGGPGEGTATAAPVAREPEVVEQTSTATPPPSEAATSPVAPPDFRATFFRGFSFAYVSSSLQDSQFLGSSVHVPTASTAIPVAAATEPAQAPVPMVSAAAVAVAEAVPAASAPSVSVASTTEPVTAPTPPVEPTAVAVAPEPAPEVATWQSAPTAPAPESTALATVPGRKEGTPAPVFRPGARTPSTRTPTVVPASDPGRPAPRPGPGRQLGDAQVLSQDSAIATAEAALAQVAARVREQRPRTPDIPADAEFNGELLRRVREARSFSLQQVADRTRISKAHLENVEADRYTALPPPVYLRGILMNLARELGLDPLRVSRSYLALASEKSGKK
- a CDS encoding transglycosylase SLT domain-containing protein — protein: MKPYLSKVAVIASALLMSAQAPAPQVPESEAPGAEASEAPAQRPDSAPSEAELSPPPDSEKAPAPPGYVEVLNPAFPNAAPPAPVVHRGRRYGLEDLSPYFADGKKKEARDAFDRGQYTRARELLKGEGDSAPVRYLRALSAVRAGDDEAAAAEFAALAPDYPALKDRCLTHGGVALEGLRRFDEAAALLTQVPAESKLYVDARLALSRVLRKKKDAAGAMAALEPLTTRAAPSWGRNVGAEALMAIADIAAEKKDKAAERDALWRLWGAYPLSPLAKQAEKRLKGQKAPVDAKVSRGEALVELHRNKQGLDVLEPLLAQLQLPDALACRAHFIYGKGQRKERQHTRAIQVLTPVVEKCQDKDLLARALYVLGSSRSIVDQARGTETYERLARDFPDHTFADDGLFYAADLYVKTGRPKEAMARLDELARLYPAGDFLGEALFKAYWIARTSGVEDSGLSFLDRIEAQFAQADESYDVERARYWRARTMQEKGNIQGAAELFEKLSVEHPATYYGLMARSQLATVDPARLEKVSPDIFKVPEAASPWPLFAGPMGEDPHFKAGVELYRLGFVDSVATELLAVNRANQPAEAIRLLVLVLHEAGDERSAHAVARLALRKDLSGRITPQTRVVWEVAYPNAFRELIEKHTADAGVEPDLLQALMREESALDPKALSWAGALGLTQLMPSTAKNVARELKLKRFTVDSLLQPDLNIRLGAHYLGGLLKKFNGHTPYAVGSYNAGPGAVNRWRSEKPDLPLDAWVEEIPISETRGYIKRVLRSFNTYQLLYGRAPKLPVLKSASK
- a CDS encoding RluA family pseudouridine synthase, which produces MAAPDTREHRAPPEARGERVDQYLARAFPDLTRSRIHGLIEAGHVLTDGQPAKPAKRLRGGELLSLHIPAPVAAVPLAEELPLAVLHEDKDLVVVDKAAGMVVHPGAGHASGTLVNALLHRVKDLAGVGGELRPGIVHRLDKDTTGCLVVAKNEQTLVGLQKAFKTRAVEKTYLALVHGVPPAEGRIETLYGRHPVNRQKFTGKVKDGKQAITLYRVLESFDGAALVEVDLLTGRTHQIRVHLAESGHPLLGDALYGAGRKAKGGAGEAQERLGRQALHAWRLAFAHPRTGKALNLEAPIPEDFTAALELLRGTPVVPEAKRKPAARKKAAKRATGRTR
- a CDS encoding P-loop NTPase gives rise to the protein MASGPPGLSRRPRPRRIIAVGGGKGGIGKSMVSANLGVALAQSGLNVLLVDADLGGANLHTCLGVGQPTATLSDFLRKNKATLEEVIVPTGVPRLSLIAGAQDALDAANLKYAQKQKLLKTLMGASADYLILDLGAGTSFNTIDFFIMADHGLLVVLPEPTSVENAYRFAKAAFFRRLQQVEAKYGIQDMVESALTTREGSLRTLHDVLAQARRKDPSAAERLERELAAFRIRLIVNQARTDADLTVGTAVASAWKKFFGIEMDDLGAIRYDDEAWRSVRKRRPVLIERPDSPASTAIQRIADRLLALDSNLDPSSP
- a CDS encoding HD-GYP domain-containing protein gives rise to the protein MAENLKVNQSQEENVNEYGREHNEKLQSLARSMVAGLYMLVRSVKMYDPENAVFQKPLHQLQDIVNQIIGKEGRLELTGVKESFYLNGMLVKVDLNSIENQRYLLAEMRAKDVGGFTLTKPVTVPELKNFVWIFAKEQSGTTEEDGLSGRKLLNMRVAKFSKLKEKLDKDMDNPGDMKVDRKKYAMTIYARAVFFLTKYLESVRAGKPINASKALRLVQDFVDISYEQKTHFLGMTTMRREDDYLVYHQVNVCLMCIVFGAELGLTKPQLRDLGYIALFHDAGMATLPEELSTKRGALSPDERVAVQKAPLISVRNILMEKGFSRSTLLRVVTTFEHKTDFGTAVRDSRGNIQMIIPKTNLGAYAKIIAICDAYDALTSKRPYRDAYGPEVALMLMWTEMRNKFDPELLAVFMRVMAIQPVKVLSKRQQTLSVSGL
- the selA gene encoding L-seryl-tRNA(Sec) selenium transferase, which translates into the protein MGAPSNSGDGGKNVLLRGLPSIEQLLRRPSLEPLLATVPRARAVAALRLAVDRVRARLLQGEARPFDDADVRDALGTLATPNLRPVLNATGVVLHTNLGRAPLAPEAVARVASVARGYSNLEYDLDEGERGSRYAPLIGLLRALTGAEDALVVNNCAGAALLVLAALASGRECIVSRGELVEIGGGFRVPDVMRQSGAKLVEVGTTNRTRRSDYAGAVGPDTGLLVKVHRSNFAMVGFTEEVDVAELAALGRERGVPVFQDLGSGALVPLEGEGLTREPTVPQAVAAGADVIAFSGDKLLGGPQAGIVVGRAALLARIKAHPLTRALRVDKMTVAALEATLELYRDGRPQAVPTYRLLAQRPEELRARALRLQALLAERGVSARVEGVEGQVGGGAMPLARLPSFACILTLQGPETFLDCLRSGDVPVIGRITDGEGVLDVRCLAEEELQVVADSVASARPGNPP
- a CDS encoding HNH endonuclease; protein product: MINSAVLVLNRYYQPVHVTSVKRAFSLLYQGVAKAIDAQYRLYEFDDWAALSATQDCITTINRTIRVPRVLVLSAYDHLPRGRVRFSRLNIYARDNDTCQYCGKNLPRCDLNLDHVMPRSQGGKTTWENVVCSCVPCNLKKGGRTPEQADMKLLKKPVRPRWTPLFRGATRKVTYREWLPFLHLADASYWNVELLDE